DNA sequence from the Butyricimonas faecalis genome:
TGTAAATACAAGCATGAAAAAGTGACACCAACGATCAAACATGCTAGGCTTGGAATCCAGGCTAGGCGTCGAATCTCCGGGCGATTGGGAATACGTGTGATGGAATAGATACCGAGAACGAGTAAACCAATTCCGACGAAGAGAAATGCTCCTCGCTGCATCAGGTAAAGGCTCAAGTGAGGAAAGCCCGTCGTGTCGGAAAACGTGTTGGGTAATGTCGATGCAAATAAATCGATGGCCCCATGCCAACCTATGGCCCCATGCGCTATTATGAAGTAGGAAAGGCCAAGTAGAATCAGTGATGCGATAAAAGTTTTTTTTACAATTCCTTTCAGGCATATCGTTAAGCCTGTCATAAAAATAAGTGTCGGCAAGGTCAATGTGAAAAAATAGAAAAGATAAGGATGGAATGTAAAAGGGGAGTCACTGACAAATAGATGTATGACCATGGCAACAATTGCTGCTGTAATGTCAAAAATTAGCATGATCACGATAAATCCCATGATTTTACCCCACAGCCATTCTGTGTTATCGTACGGACGGGTCTGTATGGCATCTGAAGAGTCTGCCTGCATGTCTTTCCGGATGGAATTACCTGCCCAGAAAATAATAATAAGAACTTGGAGGTAATTAATCAGGTATGCATTTGCGAAAGGAATCGCGGAAGAAAGTGATATGGCTATCCATGTTGGTGACTTTATATTACTCTGTATCATGATGTGTGCAAATGCGATCAGTACGATGCAGAACAGCATGATACCATTAAGTCCCCGGTCTCTTCTGAGTATTTTAACCTGGTGGATCGTGATTTGTTTCAAAATATGGTAGTTCATCATATTATTCTTTTATGAGATTCCTTTACGCAAACGAGAATTTAATTCTTATTCTTCAAGTCTAAAAGGGACTTGAACAGTAGATTGGGTATTGGAGTCAAAAATGTTAGGGATTTTAAATGGTGTAGTACTTGATTGTTTCACTCTTGTCTTAGATGCTCCATTTTTACAGAATAAGTATACTTCCCAATACGTGTCCTTATCCAGGTCGGCATAATCGGGTTCAGATGGCTCGGATTCTCCATATTTATTAACTGCAATTACACGAAATCCATACCTAACACGTTGAA
Encoded proteins:
- a CDS encoding fibronectin type III domain-containing protein, coding for MNTIKKILVLLMGLFFSITLFADECKIKVTVRPPVDDGGAPITGYYIEQMNTTIGKWVKVSNWAFKPYPTSVYTIVGDFQRVRYGFRVIAVNKYGESEPSEPDYADLDKDTYWEVYLFCKNGASKTRVKQSSTTPFKIPNIFDSNTQSTVQVPFRLEE